GCTCAAGCTTAAGGAATGATTTCTTTGGAATCCAGAATGCCTCTGCCTCGGTAACAACAATATCCTGAAGCTGCTCGAAATAGGTAACTCGTCCGTTTACCCCTATGATACGGTTATCTATTGCAGTTGCAGCCTCGATAAAGGATTGGTTCATACTAGCAAGATCGGGATATGGCAGACCAACGCCGAAATATGGAATGACCTGGGCATTGTCGATAACGATGATCTTAATCGCTTCAATAATCGCTTCGATTCTTTTCTGCACCGATTCACTGCTATCAGCTGGCATTGAGACCAGTAAGGCAAACTGATCTTTTGTATTGAACTCGATACCGAAAATACGAGCTTTAAGGTTCGGGAGTTCCAGTTCACTAAGCATTTCCTGCATATAATGCTGGATGGACAAAGCTTCATCGGCTACTGCGTAGTCATCCCAGGCCAATATAATAGATAAATATAGTCCTTGTTCACCAGGGTATTCCAGACCCGAGCGGATGATCATGCTCTCGATATCAGGATCATTCGGCTTACCATGCTTGAACAGCAACAGAAGACACTGGTTTCTCACAAAAGGAATCTGGGTATCGATTCTTGCGCTGTATTCATGAATGGTCTGCTTGATCCATTCCCATTCGTTACGAGTACGGGCAGAATGATTTGAATTGTACTTCTGTTTGGTGAACTCAATGATATCCTTGATAGGATGATACTGCCGCTTGGCCAGAAATACTGCAGCAACAACACCTGATATTACCGTAACAAGAAATACGATAAGTATTAATGTCTGGATATGCACCACTTTACTAAAGAACTGATAGCTCGGTATGGTGGTGACATAGGTCCAGTTGTTCTCTTTGGATTTGGTGGATACGACAGAGTGCTGTATACCATTTAGCTTCATATTGTGTATCCCAGGCTCCAGTGTGGACAGCATATGAATCGTTTCCGGAGAGATTTCGGTTTCCTTGTTGACGGATGTCAGCAGCTGACCGTCATGAGTGAATATATACCCATTGCCCGAAAAGTTGTTCAGAATCGTATCCATGACACCTGTAAACATAGCCTCGTTAACCATATATACGACTGTTGCGTTGGGATAAAGGTCCGTTGGCTTGATCGGAAAGAGCATCGTCAGAGTTGAATCCTTACGTGAATTCACCGTTACATATTCCGCCGGGCGAACGATTGGCTGATTGATTTCGTTCAGATCGTGGTAAATTTGCTTGCTGTTCCAATTATCGTAATGATAAAGGTTACCAAAGACTACATCGATGTCTGTTAGTCCACGGTAGGAATAGATTTGGTCATCGTTATGAAAATAGAGAAAAAGATCTTCTAATATTCCGCTGTTCGCCTTGTAATTTCCTAGTGTCTCAATGGCTTCCATGCTGTAGTACGGATCGTGAACCATGTAAGAGCTAAGCTTCTGGTCATAGGCAATTCTGCTCGTGATATGCTGCAGTTCGCTCATTCGCTCATCGATTGTAATTTTGACCTGATTTAGCTGATTAAAATTAGTCTGCTCTATCTCCTTACGAAGGGCGCTGACTGCGTTCTCATAAATCAATAGGGTAACGAGGGTTAAAGGTATCAGGAAAATCAGGATGTAGGATAGCGTATACTTGAGCAGTAGCTTGGATTTAAAGCCGTTCCAGGATATGAGAAACTTGGATTCTATAGATATCTTCGGTGCTAATTTGGCCATAGTTGCGTTCTCTCTCCTAAATGTTATCAACATCATATAGTAAACATTATAATGTTCTGATCATTATTATGGACGAAAAAATGACGGCTGTAAAGGAAACGATTTCATTAGTGGTTTATATAACATGTAAATCTATAAAGTAAAAAATGACATATGTAAAATTTGCATTCCAAACTGATTTAACAAAAGACATATATTAAGCTATAATGGTCATCTTGATAAGTGGTCTGTTGCTCCTATTAACGCAATTCCTAACGTTTATCCGTGAAAAATGACAATGGCAAAATCGACATATTTACGCTTAATGACGACCTTGCTTAGAATTACTACTGTAAGCGCTAGCAAATAATCGTCCAAAACGTCAGTTTAGGAAAGCCCTTGCAAGCGCAAGCCAAACATAATAATGCCGGGGAAGAGGCTCCAAGTGAAGCAAGATTCCTGCGCTTATTCATTTGGTCAATATATTCTAAGGGGAGGCAATGCATGTGATTAAAAAGAAAAAAATCTTCATGTCCATACTTGCAACGGTTATGGCACTATCTTTGCTGAGCGGCTGTGGGGGTAAAGGGGAGGATAGCTCTGCAAGCGGCGGCAGCGGCAATGCGGAATCTACGGTTAATAAGGAAGGATATCCGATTGTTGACAAGCCATTGACTCTGTCTATTATGGCTCCTGATATGGGGATTCAGAACTGGAAGGACATGCCTGTTATGCAAGAGATGGAAAAGCTTACAGGTATTAAAATTGAATACCGCAATGCGCCGAGAGACAGCTTCGACACAAAGAAGAATCTCGTATTTGCTAGTGGCGACTATCCGGATATTTTCTTTGCCGCGAAGTTGACTCAAGCTGAAGAACAGACATACGGCAGCCAAGGCATCTTACTTCCATTGGAAGACTTAATTGATGAGTATGGACCTAACATTAAGAAGGCGCTTGAAGACAATCCGGATATTCGTAAGTCCATTACTGCTCCTGATGGACATATCTATTCCTTGCCGCGTATCGAGCCTTATCAACCATGGTATAGAAACCCGATGTGGTATAACGGCAAAATTTTGAAAGAGCTTAACGTTACCAAGCTGCCCGAAACAACGGATGAGTTGTATGATCTATTGAAGCTGTTTAAGGAGAAGGATCCTAAGAACATTCCTCTGTCTTCTTCCTCAGGCATCAAGTTGAGAGATATCAGAACATGGATTTTGGGTGCCTTTGGAGCGTATGAGGAAGAGCTCTATATAGATGATAATGATGTGGTACACTACACACCTGTTGAGGACTCATATAAAGGGTATGTAACTTACCTGAATAAACTGTGGAACGAAGATTTGCTGGATCATGAGTCCTTCTCGCAAACCGATGATCAAAAGAAAGCCAAGATCAAAAACAATCAGGTTCTGTTGTTCTCTGACTGGCATGCATACATGTCGCTTGGCGACCAACCAAGCACAGAAGATCCCATGTTTAGTCCTGTGAAGAGCAATATGGTGGATCAACCGGCGATCGCTCGGAACAAAGGCTTCTCTACGGGAACATTTGCGATCTCTAGGACGAACCCTAGTCCAGAGGCATCTATTCGTTGGGTCGACTACATGTACAGTTCTGAAGGACAAATGATGTGGAATAAAGGACCGGAAGGAACTTTGTGGAAATATACAGATGATTCCAAACAATCGATTGAGTATTTGCCTGTACCAAACGGAGAAGACAGAGAGGATTTCCGTTCGAAGATTACTCCTAACTTTGGTATCGCTTCTCCGATGATCGTACCTGATGAGCCTGTTAAGGATGAGTTTGCGAAGTGGGTTGAAAATGAGTCCCAGACGAAGCTGCTTAACCGTGGTGCTCGAGTTCCATTCCCAGCCCTGTTCTTGACAGAAGCTGAGTCGGCTGAAGTTACAGCGCTTCGTTCCGATCTGAGCACTTATGTGGCGCAGATGGAAGCTAAATTCATTACGGGCCAAGAATCTATCGACGGTTGGGATAAATATGTCCAAACCCTTAAGAAAATGGGATCTGACCGCTTCCAGGAAATTTATCAAGGTGCTTATGACCGCTGGAAGAACAGCTAATACCATTTATAGGGTTTAATAAAAGGCGTCCCAAATGATGTCATTACTGACATCAGGGACGCCTTATATATATTATTGGGAAACTGCTATATTAAGGTATAATCTTGCCGCCTGCCTTGTAGATGCTGTACCATTCTTCTCTGGTGAGTGGAATCTCCGAGCCTTTGCAGGAATCGATAAGTCTTTGCTCATTGGTCGTTCCAAGTACGACCTGCATGTTAGCTGGATGACGAGTAATCCAGGCTACGGCGATCGTTGTATTGGTTACTCCGTATTTCTCGGCAAGATGGTCGATAATCTTGTTGAGTTCTGGATAGTTCTCCAGGTCGCCAAGGAAAGGTCCGTTGAAGAAGCCTTTTTGGAATGGAGACCAAGCTTGAATCGTAATATCCTTCAGACGGCAATATTCGAGAATACCGCTGTCACGGTTCACGGATTGATCGACATCCATATTGAAGGCGATGGCTGAATCGATTATTGGCGTGTGTGTAATGCTAAGCTGCAATTGGTTAGCAATGATCTTATGCGGAATGTACTTCTGCAGCAACTCGATTTGGTTCGGAGTCTGATTGGATACCCCGAAATAGCGAACCTTGCCGCTGCTATGCAGCTGATCAAATGCCTCAGCAACTTCCTCTGGTTCCATTAATGTATCAGGACGATGGAGCAATAGAACGTCCAGATAGTCTGTCTTCAGACGCTTCAGAATGCCGTCCGTTGCTTCAATAATATGCTCCTTGGAGAAGTCGAAGTAACCTGGACGAATGCCGCATTTGCTCTGCAGAATCATTTGCTCCCGAATTTCAGGATTCATTTGGATCGCATCGGCGAAATGGGATTCGCATTCCCCATAGGATGGTCCGTAAATATCGGCGTGGTCGAAGAAGTTAATTTCATGATCCAGTGCAGTACGAACTAGCTTCTCAGCCTCAGTCACAGAGAGCTGCTTCAAGCGCATATTGCCCATAACTATATTTGACGCTTTCAAATCTGTTCCAGCGATGTTAATATACTTCATGCTTTACATTCTCCCTTCATATTCTCTACAATAATAGGATAAGTGCTAGAGTTCACTCTATGTCAAATAACAATTTGGATCGGAAATTTATCTGAATATAGGATGTTCATTGTTATCACATTTGATCCAAATATGGAGCCTTAATGAAGGAGAGATTTTCAATGACTTATACTATTTCGCAGGTTGCCGAGAAGACGAACCTGTCCGTGTACACGATCAGATATTATGATAAAGAGGGACTGCTCCCTTTTGTAGATCGTGAGAACGGTGTACGTGTATTTCATGATCAGGATATTGAATGGATTGACTTGATTTGCTGCTTGAAGCATACAGGAATGCCGATCAAGGATATTCGTACCTTCATCCAGTACTGCATGGATAATGACGCTGTCGTGGATAAGGGGCTGGAGATTCTGATTCAGCATAAGCATAATGTAGAGCAACAGATCAGAGATACTCAGCGCAATCTGGAGACGATTGAATACAAAATTAATCATTTGCCGCAAATGTATAAAGAGAAATTCTCGATCCATCATTAAAGTCGGCTTAATAAAAAAATCCCTCACCCTCTAATGAAGAGAGTGGGGGATTTTGGCTTTGGGGGGAAGATTAACGTAATGTTTTCAAAGCGCCGCTCCATGCAAGAACTTGATCAAGCATGCCGTTAAGGTTAGTCAGGTGAAGATCAGCTGGCTTGAATACGGAGAAGTTCTCGAAATCTGTGAACAGGGACAGAGCTGGGTGAATACGAACGTCAGCAACGGACAATTCGCCCAGGATACCGCGCAGATGTTCAGCAGCACGAGCACCGCCAACAGAGCCATAGCTTACGATACCCGCAGCTTTGTCGTTCCATGTTTCACGGGCATAGTCGAGTGCGTTCTTCAGAGATGCAGAGATACTATGATTATATTCTTGAACGATGAAGACGAATCCGTCCAAGCTGTTCAGCTTATTATTCCAAGCTGTTGCTTGCTCTGTAGCGTCAGCCTCACCGAGCAATGGAAGTTTGAAGTCAGCGATATCCACGATTTCATAGTTTGCGTCTCCACGCTCGTCAGCGATTTTCTTCACCCATTCGCCAACCTGCGGGCTTAAGCGGCCTTCACGTGTGCTTCCTAAAATAATACCGATGTTTAACTTGGACATTGATAAATCCTCCTCTGAAATTAAATAGATTAATAATAACTTGCTTCAGGAATCGTAACCGTTCTGTGAATGAGCAATTCTTGCATATTCTTCACAGATCAACATTGTTTAATTCCTAATGAACAATCTTATTTTTAAGTGTCTTAATATCACGATATGAATATAACACACCGTATTTACTAAATCAAG
The window above is part of the Paenibacillus lutimineralis genome. Proteins encoded here:
- a CDS encoding AraC family transcriptional regulator; amino-acid sequence: MAKLAPKISIESKFLISWNGFKSKLLLKYTLSYILIFLIPLTLVTLLIYENAVSALRKEIEQTNFNQLNQVKITIDERMSELQHITSRIAYDQKLSSYMVHDPYYSMEAIETLGNYKANSGILEDLFLYFHNDDQIYSYRGLTDIDVVFGNLYHYDNWNSKQIYHDLNEINQPIVRPAEYVTVNSRKDSTLTMLFPIKPTDLYPNATVVYMVNEAMFTGVMDTILNNFSGNGYIFTHDGQLLTSVNKETEISPETIHMLSTLEPGIHNMKLNGIQHSVVSTKSKENNWTYVTTIPSYQFFSKVVHIQTLILIVFLVTVISGVVAAVFLAKRQYHPIKDIIEFTKQKYNSNHSARTRNEWEWIKQTIHEYSARIDTQIPFVRNQCLLLLFKHGKPNDPDIESMIIRSGLEYPGEQGLYLSIILAWDDYAVADEALSIQHYMQEMLSELELPNLKARIFGIEFNTKDQFALLVSMPADSSESVQKRIEAIIEAIKIIVIDNAQVIPYFGVGLPYPDLASMNQSFIEAATAIDNRIIGVNGRVTYFEQLQDIVVTEAEAFWIPKKSFLKLEQSLKQGNESVANQVIGDIIRQIKEEALSPALLRCICSDLLNSMLRTSYELGVTEVFKSLNNYTVYETLEELEVGLTDLTRRICDQVERNTETDQPSLFEDIVSYVDQRYADYTLSLEHVALKYSVSISYLSRTFKDRTGINFTQYIWERRMEEVKRLLITTNAPLKEIIEQVGYLDAPNFIRKFKKETGVTPGQYRKQHENQEKSSRRLPIS
- a CDS encoding extracellular solute-binding protein, with translation MHVIKKKKIFMSILATVMALSLLSGCGGKGEDSSASGGSGNAESTVNKEGYPIVDKPLTLSIMAPDMGIQNWKDMPVMQEMEKLTGIKIEYRNAPRDSFDTKKNLVFASGDYPDIFFAAKLTQAEEQTYGSQGILLPLEDLIDEYGPNIKKALEDNPDIRKSITAPDGHIYSLPRIEPYQPWYRNPMWYNGKILKELNVTKLPETTDELYDLLKLFKEKDPKNIPLSSSSGIKLRDIRTWILGAFGAYEEELYIDDNDVVHYTPVEDSYKGYVTYLNKLWNEDLLDHESFSQTDDQKKAKIKNNQVLLFSDWHAYMSLGDQPSTEDPMFSPVKSNMVDQPAIARNKGFSTGTFAISRTNPSPEASIRWVDYMYSSEGQMMWNKGPEGTLWKYTDDSKQSIEYLPVPNGEDREDFRSKITPNFGIASPMIVPDEPVKDEFAKWVENESQTKLLNRGARVPFPALFLTEAESAEVTALRSDLSTYVAQMEAKFITGQESIDGWDKYVQTLKKMGSDRFQEIYQGAYDRWKNS
- a CDS encoding NADPH-dependent FMN reductase, which gives rise to MSKLNIGIILGSTREGRLSPQVGEWVKKIADERGDANYEIVDIADFKLPLLGEADATEQATAWNNKLNSLDGFVFIVQEYNHSISASLKNALDYARETWNDKAAGIVSYGSVGGARAAEHLRGILGELSVADVRIHPALSLFTDFENFSVFKPADLHLTNLNGMLDQVLAWSGALKTLR
- a CDS encoding MerR family transcriptional regulator; the encoded protein is MTYTISQVAEKTNLSVYTIRYYDKEGLLPFVDRENGVRVFHDQDIEWIDLICCLKHTGMPIKDIRTFIQYCMDNDAVVDKGLEILIQHKHNVEQQIRDTQRNLETIEYKINHLPQMYKEKFSIHH
- a CDS encoding aldo/keto reductase, whose product is MKYINIAGTDLKASNIVMGNMRLKQLSVTEAEKLVRTALDHEINFFDHADIYGPSYGECESHFADAIQMNPEIREQMILQSKCGIRPGYFDFSKEHIIEATDGILKRLKTDYLDVLLLHRPDTLMEPEEVAEAFDQLHSSGKVRYFGVSNQTPNQIELLQKYIPHKIIANQLQLSITHTPIIDSAIAFNMDVDQSVNRDSGILEYCRLKDITIQAWSPFQKGFFNGPFLGDLENYPELNKIIDHLAEKYGVTNTTIAVAWITRHPANMQVVLGTTNEQRLIDSCKGSEIPLTREEWYSIYKAGGKIIP